The Amycolatopsis methanolica 239 nucleotide sequence CATGATGCCGCCGTAGACGAGCAACTGCCGGAAGAAGGCATCCCGGTCCACCTCGCGGGCGTTGGCCAGGACCAGCGCGCCGTTGGTGGAGAACGGGCTGACGTCGACGACCGTCGCCGACACCGCGAGCGCGCAGATCATGCCGACCGGGCCGACCGTGCCGAGCGCGAGGAACGGCACCGCGAGCGGGATGAGCGCGCCCATGATCCCGACCGACGACGCGAACGCCGACACGATCGCACCGATGTAGCACAGCAGCAGCGCGGCGAGCAGTGGCGCGCCGATGCCGCCGACGCCCTCGCCCGCCCACTCGATCGTCCCCATCTCCTGCAGGACGCCGACGTAGGTAAGCACGCCGCAGATCAGCAGCACGGTGGGCCAGGTGACCTCGCCGACGGCCTTCCGGCTGGTCGCGGGCCAGATCACGCTGAGCACCACGGCCAGCGTCATCGCGGTCAGGCCCACGTCGAGGTCGAACACCAGTGTGGCGACGACCAGCACGGCCAGGCTCGCGAGCGTGGCGATCCGGGGCGCGTTGAGCTGGATCCGGCCGGGTGCGGCGCCGCCGGCCGATCCGGTGCCGTCAGGCGGGCCGCCGGTGCCCGCGGCGACCAGCTCGCGCTCCCGCTCGGTGGTGGGGACGATCTGCCGTTTGCGGAGCACCACGAACACGATCGCCGCGATCACCAGGTTGACCACGAAGCTGGCCAGGAAGAGCGTGATCTCGCTGCCGCCGAGGTGCTCGCGCGCGACGATGCCGTTGACGATCGTGCCGTACACGCTGATCGGTGAGAAGCCGCCGGCCTGCGCGCCGTGCACCACCATCGCGCCCATCAGCAGCGGGTGGATGCCGTACTGGGCGGCGAACCCGAGCGCGACCGGCGCGACGATGGCGACCGCGGCCGGGCTGACGGCGCCGATCGCGGTGAGCACCGCGGTGATCGCGAAGGTGACCCAGGGGATCAGCGCGACGCGGCCGCGCACCAGCCGGACGGCGGCGTCGACCAGCCAGTCCGT carries:
- a CDS encoding SLC13 family permease, translating into MSAELISILVLAVVFVIATTRSINMGVLSFAAAFGVGTLAANLDADEIFAGFPGDLFVVLVGVTFLFAIARANGTTDWLVDAAVRLVRGRVALIPWVTFAITAVLTAIGAVSPAAVAIVAPVALGFAAQYGIHPLLMGAMVVHGAQAGGFSPISVYGTIVNGIVAREHLGGSEITLFLASFVVNLVIAAIVFVVLRKRQIVPTTERERELVAAGTGGPPDGTGSAGGAAPGRIQLNAPRIATLASLAVLVVATLVFDLDVGLTAMTLAVVLSVIWPATSRKAVGEVTWPTVLLICGVLTYVGVLQEMGTIEWAGEGVGGIGAPLLAALLLCYIGAIVSAFASSVGIMGALIPLAVPFLALGTVGPVGMICALAVSATVVDVSPFSTNGALVLANAREVDRDAFFRQLLVYGGIMVAVVPAVVWLVFIVPGLG